The DNA window CGGCGCGGTTATTCGATCCGTGCGCAGCGAGAAGAATGGCTTTTTTCATGAAATGATATCCTGTGGAAGTTGGTCTGTATTTATCGCGTCTTGTGTGAACAGGAGTGTATAGCAGACAAAAGTCATAGCGCAAAGTCTTTTGAATATGTCTGAAAAATTAGTATTTGATCTTAATTTTCGGGAATAACTGTATTATTTATTGTGTTTCTTTAATGCCGAGTTGTTTTGTAATAAGTACTTCTGTGTCGACTACCAAAGCATCTTTTTCACCCATCATTCCAAAACCTAGAATCGGTAAATGGTAAATACTGTTCACAGGTAAAGTAAAACCAGTGACAACAGCCTTCTGCTGCCGCAGAACATCGTCAACAAGGATCGCGGCACTGTACTGTCCCATTTTCACTAAAATTACCTTTGAAAGCTGTCCTTCAGGCGGCTGCGGAAAATCGAAAACAGTATGCATGCGGATAAGAGGATGGACTTTTCCTCTGATCGATACGGTCTCGCGTCCGTCCGGCAGTGTTGTGAATTCTTTAAGTACAGGTTCATATACTTCAAGAACCTCTCTGCTTGGGAATATGAAGGTTTCATTTCCGACTATGGTTATAAGTGCGTCGACAATGCCTTCATTAATGGATCTACTGAGCGGAATGGCAATTGTAAATGTAGAACCGTGTCCAAGTTCGCTTTTGATTGAAACTTTGCCGTCCAGAGTATTCTGGATGGAGCTGACAACCGCATCCATCCCTACGCCTCGTCCTGAAATATCTGTTACAGCTTCTGCCGTGGAAAATCCTGATTGCAGAATAAATTCAAAAATTTCTTCCTGCGTGTAATTCTTGTCAGGATCGGCAAGGCCGCGTTCCAGCGCTTTCGCAAGTAGCACTTCTGCGTCCAGACCTTTTCCGTCGTCAATAATTTCAATGTATGCGAATTCGCCTTTTCTGCTTGCACTAAGTGTTACGGAACCGTCTTTATCTTTACCGAACATCTCACGGTCTTCAGGAGCTTCAATGCCGTGATCCAGTGCATTTCGAAGTAAATGAACAAGCGGTTCATTGAGGCATTCGACAATGGTTTTATCAAGGGCCAGATCTTCACCGAGAATAGTAAATTTGATCCGCTTGTTAAGCTTTTGCGAAGTAGACTTAACCAGCCTGTGCATGGGCATGAAAATTTGTTTCAGCGGGACAAGTCTTATTTCATCCACTTCGGACTGCAAACTGCGGATAACTTTGTCCAGTTCGCCTAAGCTGACAGAAATTTTAGCAATATTCTCTGTTCCGGTTTGCGCAATAACGGCGTGCGTGACCATAAGTTTACCGACCAGTTCGATAATAGAATCAAGCTGCTGCGTAGATACTCTGATTGAAGATATCGCCTGTGATTTATCTTTTTTAGCAGGTGAATCAGGTGCTACTTTGTTTGAGATGTCTTCAGTTTTTAAGGTAGACGCGGCTGTAGCCTGTTCTGGCTGATCTTTGTCAGCAGGTACATTCGTATCTGTATCAGTCTCATCTTCTAGTTTAATTTCAACCGTTTTTTCTAAGCTTGGTTCTGCTGAAACCGGGATGCTAGAAGAATCAGCTTCCAGCTCAATATCTTTTTGGATTATTTCCGGTAATTCTTCAATAGGTTCATCTTTAGCGCAATCTACGGGAGCAGCACCTTTATCCAGTACCCCGGCAATGCAGTAAAAGAATTTTTTTTGTGCTTCTGTAATTTCAAGCAGAGTTG is part of the Desulfovibrio gilichinskyi genome and encodes:
- a CDS encoding chemotaxis protein CheA → MKDSIANCIEDIQKTIIDLEQGTGDINNVMKSLGLEHVKMPSAQVIALLDMLSDGITPITQDLITTLLEITEAQKKFFYCIAGVLDKGAAPVDCAKDEPIEELPEIIQKDIELEADSSSIPVSAEPSLEKTVEIKLEDETDTDTNVPADKDQPEQATAASTLKTEDISNKVAPDSPAKKDKSQAISSIRVSTQQLDSIIELVGKLMVTHAVIAQTGTENIAKISVSLGELDKVIRSLQSEVDEIRLVPLKQIFMPMHRLVKSTSQKLNKRIKFTILGEDLALDKTIVECLNEPLVHLLRNALDHGIEAPEDREMFGKDKDGSVTLSASRKGEFAYIEIIDDGKGLDAEVLLAKALERGLADPDKNYTQEEIFEFILQSGFSTAEAVTDISGRGVGMDAVVSSIQNTLDGKVSIKSELGHGSTFTIAIPLSRSINEGIVDALITIVGNETFIFPSREVLEVYEPVLKEFTTLPDGRETVSIRGKVHPLIRMHTVFDFPQPPEGQLSKVILVKMGQYSAAILVDDVLRQQKAVVTGFTLPVNSIYHLPILGFGMMGEKDALVVDTEVLITKQLGIKETQ